One Bifidobacterium angulatum DSM 20098 = JCM 7096 DNA window includes the following coding sequences:
- the rpmF gene encoding 50S ribosomal protein L32 gives MALPKYKTSRANTHSRRANWKATATATVTCPNCGAPAQPHMACPSCGSFRGRVYREAIQSIHTK, from the coding sequence ATGGCACTGCCTAAGTACAAGACCTCGCGCGCCAACACTCATTCGCGTCGCGCGAACTGGAAGGCGACCGCTACGGCTACCGTGACCTGCCCGAACTGTGGCGCTCCGGCTCAGCCGCACATGGCCTGCCCGAGCTGCGGTTCTTTCCGCGGCCGCGTCTACCGTGAGGCTATCCAGTCCATTCACACCAAGTGA
- a CDS encoding YceD family protein, producing MPHIENSPWSVSVAQVASRAGQSKQIDSDFPAPSGIGDDIIGVKEGEPVHVSGSFDSIVDGLILNADINAPVHAECTRCLKPIIRDWTTHVTVFFPYHDERDNRRQQDEVDIIAGEEESEDTYPLLNNGSFADLEALLRDTLVDELPLQPLCREDCRGLCSQCGVDLNENPDHTHEMTDIRFAGLADLKAQLEREQQG from the coding sequence ATGCCACATATTGAAAACTCCCCGTGGAGCGTATCCGTTGCGCAGGTCGCGTCCCGCGCCGGCCAGTCCAAGCAGATCGACAGTGATTTCCCCGCGCCCAGCGGCATCGGCGATGACATCATCGGCGTCAAGGAAGGCGAACCCGTACATGTCAGCGGATCGTTCGACTCGATTGTGGACGGTCTGATTCTCAACGCCGACATCAACGCCCCGGTGCATGCCGAATGCACCCGTTGCCTGAAGCCCATCATCCGTGACTGGACCACGCATGTGACCGTGTTCTTCCCCTACCATGACGAGCGCGACAATCGCAGGCAGCAGGACGAGGTCGACATCATCGCCGGCGAGGAAGAATCCGAAGACACGTATCCACTGCTCAACAACGGTTCCTTCGCCGATCTTGAAGCGCTGCTGCGCGATACGCTGGTGGACGAGCTGCCGCTGCAGCCGCTGTGCCGCGAGGATTGCCGTGGCCTGTGCTCCCAGTGCGGCGTGGATCTCAACGAGAATCCCGACCACACCCACGAGATGACCGACATCCGTTTCGCCGGACTGGCCGATCTCAAGGCACAGCTTGAACGCGAACAGCAGGGCTGA
- a CDS encoding ATP synthase subunit B family protein: MSDQNDVEHPTGYVDLTGDPVADVTGAENRGTVPLQSAPMPPAPAPNPTPASAPMPLPDGQPAGGTGAYAESAPLDETVAGEPPVADDAASSTPSFTSPFPLPDLREKPTVEEQSQEEFTTVYDVIGKLEDTLNEAKGGFFSPGLVKVDRDALMANLDELKKMLPVQLERASALMREAERRLESAQTQANAIVASAQSRAADTIKEANDQAQFLAGQENVTELARQKARTILNTAQAKADHLTQGADDYSAKVMEGLRQQLTKLTSDVDAGLNVLHERQRAAADQLPHLDQNDYPEA; this comes from the coding sequence ATGAGTGATCAGAACGATGTCGAACATCCGACCGGATACGTGGATTTGACCGGTGACCCTGTAGCCGATGTGACAGGTGCCGAAAATAGGGGAACCGTACCGCTGCAAAGCGCGCCTATGCCTCCGGCACCTGCACCGAACCCCACACCGGCGTCCGCCCCCATGCCGTTGCCGGACGGTCAGCCCGCCGGCGGCACCGGGGCATACGCCGAGTCCGCGCCATTGGACGAGACCGTGGCGGGCGAACCGCCTGTCGCCGACGACGCCGCCTCTTCCACGCCATCCTTCACATCCCCGTTCCCACTGCCTGATCTGAGGGAAAAGCCCACCGTCGAAGAGCAAAGCCAAGAGGAATTCACCACCGTCTACGATGTGATCGGCAAGCTGGAGGACACGCTGAACGAGGCAAAGGGTGGTTTCTTCTCCCCCGGCCTGGTGAAGGTCGACCGCGATGCGCTGATGGCCAATCTCGATGAGTTGAAGAAAATGCTGCCGGTGCAGCTCGAACGTGCTTCCGCCCTCATGCGCGAGGCGGAACGGCGTTTGGAAAGCGCACAGACCCAGGCCAATGCCATTGTCGCCTCCGCGCAAAGCCGTGCCGCCGACACCATCAAAGAGGCCAACGACCAGGCGCAGTTCCTTGCAGGCCAGGAAAACGTGACCGAACTGGCACGGCAGAAGGCGCGTACCATTCTGAACACGGCCCAGGCCAAGGCCGACCATCTCACGCAAGGCGCCGACGACTATTCCGCCAAAGTGATGGAAGGTCTGCGCCAGCAACTGACCAAACTCACCAGCGATGTGGACGCCGGTCTGAACGTGCTGCACGAGCGCCAGCGCGCCGCCGCCGACCAGCTCCCGCATCTTGACCAGAACGACTACCCGGAGGCCTGA
- the coaD gene encoding pantetheine-phosphate adenylyltransferase — translation MTKAVCPGSFDPVTAGHLDVIERSTRFFDEVHVVVAVNAAKTPMFSAQTRVDIIRRALVERGCENVVVSFTDGLITDYCKQVGATVIVKGLRQNGDYEAELGMALVNRQIAGIETLFLPANPVLEHISSSIVKDVARHGGDVTGMVPDCVVPMLNEALHKERISHE, via the coding sequence ATGACCAAAGCAGTATGCCCCGGCTCGTTCGACCCCGTAACCGCCGGACATCTTGACGTAATCGAACGCAGCACGCGTTTCTTCGACGAAGTGCATGTGGTAGTGGCGGTGAACGCTGCCAAAACACCGATGTTTTCAGCGCAGACCCGTGTGGATATTATTCGCCGCGCCCTTGTGGAAAGGGGCTGCGAGAACGTGGTCGTCTCGTTTACCGACGGACTGATCACCGACTATTGCAAGCAGGTTGGCGCCACCGTGATCGTAAAGGGGCTACGACAGAACGGCGATTATGAGGCGGAACTGGGCATGGCCCTGGTGAACCGGCAGATCGCCGGCATCGAAACGCTGTTTCTGCCCGCGAACCCCGTGCTGGAGCATATTTCGAGTTCCATCGTCAAAGATGTGGCCCGTCATGGCGGCGACGTGACCGGAATGGTGCCCGATTGCGTAGTCCCGATGCTGAATGAGGCGTTGCACAAGGAAAGGATTTCCCATGAGTGA
- a CDS encoding DUF3039 domain-containing protein yields the protein MTTYLNSGDQQSAPDSGAGTSVLERPEVKEETQRSDNGDADRYAHYVSKDRIAESRMTGRPVVALCGKIWVPKRDPSQYPVCPDCKRIYEEMFR from the coding sequence ATGACCACGTATCTCAACAGCGGCGACCAGCAGTCCGCACCGGATTCCGGCGCAGGCACCTCGGTGCTGGAACGCCCGGAAGTCAAGGAGGAGACCCAACGCTCGGATAATGGCGACGCGGATCGCTACGCGCATTACGTTTCGAAGGATCGCATCGCCGAATCACGTATGACAGGCCGCCCGGTGGTGGCGTTGTGCGGCAAGATCTGGGTGCCGAAGCGAGACCCCTCCCAATACCCGGTATGTCCGGACTGCAAGCGCATCTACGAGGAGATGTTCCGCTGA
- a CDS encoding nicotinate phosphoribosyltransferase translates to MVDYSPALMTDMYEYTMLDACLKDGTADRKCVFEVFTRHLPAGRRYGVVAGTGRILDALEHFHLDDEDLKFLADRKVVSPETIKWLENFHFSGSIKGYREGEMFFPNSPILQIEGTFGECTLLETLVLSILNYDSAVASAASRMVSAAKNRPCMDMGGRRTNEWSAVAAARAAVVGGFQGTANLLAAQLYGLKAIGTAAHCFTLVHDDERSAFESQIAALGKNTTLLVDTYNIEEAVKTAVEVAGPELGGVRIDSGDLASLAQRVRNQLDALGATNTRITVTNDLDEYALAALQTAPVDSYGVGTMLVTGSGAPTCAMVYKLTEREGADGVMAPVMKKSKDKATTPGRKLAYRSYEYNLAEAEHVISGSEEKLAGYTPDNGWKNLLVDYVDHGQIDSSWQGHDAIMRAHDYRAAALNELPIAAQSLMKGDPVIPTEITVL, encoded by the coding sequence ATGGTGGATTATTCGCCGGCCCTTATGACCGACATGTATGAGTACACGATGCTGGACGCCTGCCTGAAGGATGGTACGGCGGATCGCAAATGCGTGTTCGAGGTGTTTACCCGGCATCTTCCCGCAGGACGCCGGTATGGCGTGGTCGCCGGCACCGGTCGCATCCTCGACGCGCTCGAGCACTTCCATCTGGACGACGAGGATCTGAAATTCCTGGCCGATCGCAAGGTGGTGAGCCCGGAAACCATCAAGTGGTTGGAAAACTTCCATTTCTCCGGATCCATCAAAGGCTACCGCGAAGGCGAAATGTTCTTCCCGAACTCCCCGATTCTGCAGATCGAAGGCACATTCGGCGAGTGCACACTGCTGGAGACGCTGGTGCTGTCGATTCTGAACTATGATTCCGCCGTCGCTTCGGCTGCAAGCCGTATGGTTAGCGCCGCGAAGAACCGCCCATGCATGGATATGGGCGGCCGCCGCACCAACGAATGGTCGGCTGTGGCAGCCGCACGCGCGGCAGTGGTCGGAGGTTTCCAGGGGACCGCGAATCTGCTGGCGGCGCAACTGTACGGATTGAAGGCCATCGGCACCGCAGCCCACTGCTTCACGCTGGTGCATGACGACGAGCGCAGCGCCTTCGAATCGCAGATCGCCGCCTTGGGCAAGAACACCACGCTGCTGGTCGACACCTACAACATCGAGGAAGCCGTGAAAACTGCCGTCGAAGTGGCAGGACCCGAACTGGGCGGCGTGCGCATCGATTCCGGCGATCTTGCCTCCCTGGCACAGCGTGTGCGCAACCAGCTGGACGCATTGGGCGCCACGAATACGCGCATCACCGTCACCAACGATCTGGACGAATACGCACTGGCCGCATTGCAGACCGCGCCGGTCGACTCCTACGGCGTGGGCACCATGCTGGTCACCGGTTCCGGTGCCCCGACCTGCGCCATGGTCTACAAGCTCACCGAACGTGAAGGCGCGGACGGCGTGATGGCGCCGGTCATGAAGAAAAGCAAGGACAAGGCCACCACTCCGGGGCGCAAGCTCGCTTACCGTTCCTACGAGTACAACCTGGCCGAAGCCGAGCATGTGATCTCCGGCTCCGAAGAGAAGCTCGCCGGCTACACGCCGGACAACGGCTGGAAGAATCTGCTCGTGGATTACGTCGATCACGGCCAGATCGACTCCAGCTGGCAGGGCCATGACGCCATCATGCGCGCGCACGACTACCGTGCCGCCGCATTGAACGAACTGCCGATCGCCGCACAAAGCCTGATGAAGGGAGACCCGGTGATTCCGACCGAGATCACGGTGCTATAG
- the rph gene encoding ribonuclease PH produces the protein MVEITDMLGERSITRADGRKVDELRPVRITRHFTDAPEGSVLIECGNTRVMCTATFTAGVPRWRKDSGLGWVTAEYAMLPRATAERTDRESVRGKIGGRTHEISRLIGRCLRGVVDMKALGENMIQIDCDVLQADGGTRTASVTGAYVALVDALDWAEKHHHIRSAKKVLTDCVSAVSVGVISGTPMLDLPYVEDSAAMTDMNVAMTGSGAFIELQGTAEHRPFTRDELGTLLDLAEKGNKELQAAQREALAKD, from the coding sequence ATGGTTGAAATTACAGATATGTTGGGTGAACGTTCCATTACTCGTGCCGATGGTCGCAAGGTCGACGAATTGCGCCCGGTACGCATCACACGTCATTTCACTGACGCCCCGGAAGGCTCCGTGCTTATCGAGTGCGGCAACACCCGTGTCATGTGCACGGCGACCTTCACCGCCGGTGTGCCGCGTTGGCGTAAGGATTCCGGTCTGGGCTGGGTCACTGCCGAATATGCGATGCTGCCCAGGGCTACCGCGGAACGTACCGACCGTGAATCCGTGCGTGGCAAGATCGGAGGCCGCACGCACGAGATCAGCCGTCTGATCGGCCGTTGTCTGCGCGGCGTAGTCGACATGAAGGCGCTGGGCGAGAACATGATTCAGATCGACTGCGATGTGCTGCAGGCCGACGGCGGCACCCGAACCGCTTCCGTGACCGGCGCGTATGTGGCGTTGGTGGATGCGCTCGACTGGGCGGAGAAGCATCATCACATTCGTTCCGCCAAGAAGGTGCTCACCGATTGCGTGTCCGCCGTGTCGGTCGGTGTGATCAGCGGTACTCCGATGCTGGATCTGCCGTATGTGGAAGACAGCGCCGCCATGACCGACATGAACGTCGCCATGACCGGTTCCGGCGCCTTCATCGAACTCCAGGGCACCGCCGAACATCGGCCGTTCACCCGCGACGAACTTGGTACGCTGCTGGACTTGGCCGAGAAGGGCAACAAGGAGCTTCAGGCCGCGCAGCGCGAGGCGCTCGCCAAGGACTGA